In one Solanum lycopersicum chromosome 11, SLM_r2.1 genomic region, the following are encoded:
- the LOC101258810 gene encoding uncharacterized protein encodes MTMGRSSGDDNKDKNDNNAISSGGGFHLIRDRFRFKRNSQRPTEAVTLPSSSSPSDRQWKTPARSHHHHHHNRSFSRKLIFFCFRGKWLYLCIFLVIFVFALASMVLQSSIMSVFRQNERARSRWSVRDDLKLGSSLEFVPPPRFQLGNGLDLVRNQPRIGVRPPRIALVLGNMRKDPLSLMLSTVVKNLRGLGYMIKIYAVEDGIARSVWEEIGGKVSILTADRYDLIDWSIFDGVIADSLEDKNAISSLMQEPFCSVPLVWIIQQDTLASRLRLYENMGWENLISHWKDSFRRADVIVFPDYSLPMLYSGLDTGNFFVIPGSPKDNWAAGSYSRRHSKSQSREKYGFDKDDLLVLVFGSSIIYNELSWDYALSIRHIEPLLLKFAGSDAEERLKFVFMSGNSSDGYNDALQDIANRLGLHEGSLSHHDMKGDVNGITLIADIVLYFSPQYEQEFPPILIRAMSFGIPIVAPDYPVIKKYVADEVHGIIFSQHDSNELVQDFSLLISDGKLTRFAHTIASSGRLLSKNMFAVECITGYAKLLENVITFPSDVILPGDTSQIKQESWEWGYFQKDLEDPKDIEDLQMKDVDPINSSVVYDLELEMTGFVPLMNVSGDDLEAAIKEDFPSELDWDILNEMERSEEVDRLESEEIEERMEKDIGRWDDIYRNARKAEKLRFETNERDEGELERTGQPICIYEVYDGIGAWSFLHHGSLYRGLSLSTKARRLRSDDIDAVGRLTLLNETYYRDILCEMGGMFSIANHLDNIHRRPWIGFQSWRATGRKVSLSKNAELALEETIQAKVKGDVIYYWAHLHVDGGFSGSNDALTFWSMCDILNGGNCRNAFQDAFRIMYGLPSHIEALPPMPEDGGKWSALHSWVMPTSSFLEFVMFSRMFVDALDGLHVNSSNRTHCVLANSTMEKQHCYCRVLELLVNVWAYHSARQMVYINPQSGAVEEQHSVEQRKGYMWAKYFNMTLLKSMDEDLAQAADDNYHPYETWLWPLTGEIFWQGIYEREREERYRKKMDKKRKTREKLVDRMKHGYKQKTLGG; translated from the exons ATGACGATGGGACGTAGCTCCGGCGACGACAATAAGGATAAGAATGATAACAATGCTATAAGCTCCGGCGGTGGATTTCACTTGATCCGTGACCGTTTTCGTTTTAAGAGAAATTCACAGAGACCGACGGAGGCGGTAACGTTGCCGTCTTCTTCTTCTCCGTCGGATCGGCAGTGGAAAACTCCGGCACGAtctcatcatcaccatcaccataaCCGATCTTTTAGTAGGAAGCTGATTTTCTTCTGTTTCAGAGGGAAATGGTTATATTTGTGTATATTTCtggttatttttgtttttgcgTTAGCGTCTATGGTGTTACAGAGTTCAATCATGTCGGTGTTTAGGCAAAATGAGAGAGCTCGTTCGAGATGGTCTGTTAGGGACGATTTGAAGTTAGGAAGTTCATTGGAGTTTGTTCCACCACCGAGGTTTCAGCTTGGTAATGGCTTGGACTTGGTTAGGAATCAGCCTAGAATTGGTGTTCGGCCTCCTCGGATTGCGCTA GTCTTAGGAAACATGAGGAAGGACCCACTGTCATTGATGCTATCTACTGTGGTGAAGAACTTACGGGGCCTAGGCTATATGATTAAG ATATATGCTGTGGAGGATGGCATTGCGAGATCCGTATGGGAAGAAATAGGAGGGAAAGTATCAATTTTAACTGCTGATAGATATGATCTCATTGATTGGTCAAT TTTTGACGGTGTTATTGCTGATTCACTTGAAGATAAAAATGCTATATCAAG CCTTATGCAGGAGCCTTTTTGCTCTGTCCCCCTTGTATGGATAATTCAACAAGATACTCTTGCAAGTCGCCTTCGTCTCTATGAAAACATGGGATGGGAAAATCTTATTTCTCATTGGAAAGATTCTTTTCGTAGGGCTGATGTTATTGTATTTCCGGATTACTCTTTGCCG ATGTTATATAGTGGACTTGACACTGGAAACTTCTTTGTGATCCCCGGATCACCAAAAGACAATTGGGCTGCTGGCAGTTATAGTAGGAGACATTCAAAATCTCAATCAAGGGAGAAGTATGGTTTTGACAAAGATGATCTCTTGGTTTTAGTTTTTGGAAGTTCCATTATCTACAATGAGCTGTCCTGGGATTATGCGTTGTCCATTCGTCATATAGAACCTTTGCTACTCAAATTTGCTGGAAGTGATGCTGAAGAGAGGCTGAAGTTCGTTTTCATGTCAGGAAATTCCAGTGATGGGTATAATGATGCATTGCAG GATATTGCTAATCGTCTAGGACTTCATGAGGGATCTCTTTCACACCATGATATGAAGGGTGATGTTAACGGTATTACACTGATTGCTGACATTGTCCTCTACTTCTCCCCCCAATATGAGCAAGAATTTCCTCCTATTCTGATACGAGCTATGTCGTTTGGAATACCAATTGTCGCGCCAGACTATCCTGTTATTAAGAAATAT GTTGCTGATGAAGTACATGGAATCATCTTCTCTCAACACGATTCAAATGAATTGGTGCAAGATTTCTCACTACTTATATCTGATGGAAAACTAACGAGATTTGCTCACACTATTGCATCTTCTGGGAGGCTGCTTTCCAAGAACATGTTTGCAGTGGAATGCATTACAGGGTATGCAAAGCTGCTGGAGAATGTCATAACTTTCCCATCTGATGTCATACTTCCAGGAGACACCTCTCAGATTAAGCAGGAATCATGGGAGTGGGGTTATTTCCAAAAGGATTTAGAGGATCCTAAGGACATAGAAGATCTTCAAATGAAAGATGTGGATCCAATAAATTCCAGTGTTGTTTATGACCTCGAATTAGAGATGACAGGTTTTGTTCCACTGATGAATGTATCTGGAGATGATCTGGAGGCAGCTATAAAGGAAGACTTTCCAAGTGAGTTGGATTGGGACATCTTAAATGAAATGGAGCGTTCTGAGGAAGTAGATAGACTCGAGTCGGAGGAG ATTGAGGAAAGAATGGAAAAAGACATTGGTAGGTGGGATGATATATATCGTAATGCTCGAAAAGCTGAAAAGCTCCGGTTTGAAACTAATGAAAGAGATGAAGGAGAGCTGGAAAGGACTGGGCAACCAATATGCATTTATGAGGTTTATGATGGAATTGGAGCTTGGTCATTTTTGCATCATGGCTCTTTGTACCGTGGATTGAGCCTA TCAACTAAAGCACGAAGATTGAGATCAGATGATATTGATGCAGTTGGCCGTCTTACCCTCTTGAATGAGACCTACTACCGGGATATCCTCTGTGAGATGGGTGGCATGTTTTCAATTGCAAACCATTTAGATAATATTCATAGACGACCCTGGATTGGATTCCAGTCATGGCGAGCTACTGGAAGAAAA GTTTCCTTATCTAAAAATGCTGAGCTGGCCCTAGAAGAAACAATACAGGCAAAGGTTAAAGGTGATGTAATATACTATTGGGCACATTTGCATGTGGATGGTGGATTTTCAGGAAGCAATGATGCCCTTACCTTCTGGTCAATGTGCGATATTTTGAATGGAGGCAACTGTAG AAATGCTTTCCAAGATGCATTTCGTATAATGTATGGCTTACCGTCACATATAGAAGCTCTCCCACCCATGCCTGAAGATGGTGGGAAATGGTCAGCCCTACATAGCTGGGTTATGCCAACCTCTTCTTTTCTAGAGTTTGTTATGTTTTCCAG GATGTTTGTTGATGCTCTGGATGGTTTGCACGTGAATTCAAGCAATAGGACACATTGTGTACTGGCAAATTCAACCATGGAG AAGCAGCACTGTTACTGTCGAGTTTTGGAACTGTTGGTAAATGTGTGGGCGTATCATAGTGCACGGCAGATGGTTTACATTAATCCTCAGTCAGGTGCGGTGGAAGAGCAGCACTCAGTTGAGCAGCGAAAAGGATATATGTGGGCAAAGTACTTCAACATGACATTGTTGAAGAGTATGGATGAAGACTTGGCACAAGCTGCTGATGACAATTACCATCCCTATGAAACATGGTTGTGGCCATTAACGGGAGAGATATTTTGGCAAGGGATATATGAAagggagagagaagagagatACAGGAAAAAAATGGATAAGAAGAGAAAGACGAGAGAGAAACTAGTGGACAGAATGAAACACGGGTATAAACAAAAGACACTTGGAGGATAA
- the LOC101259105 gene encoding probable GPI-anchored adhesin-like protein PGA55, producing the protein MHTIKGGWVGQTFALATCNDSGGRKTRIRRSKEERKSMVETFIKKYQKSNDGNFPSLNLTHKEVGGSFYTVRELVREIIQENRVLGPAKLSPEEQNNIMFAEEYPLGSISTEPQSLSLSGETHVMSSFAPNHSMGKSEEADFGVNRQLDMMVADGLQTSTSDISERIKQSNESHIIDSESDHQKNKDEVLHSSGINGVDHEMFNEQMAGDSETTKETEISGKSDLLNTLSFKHQNTNAQVLDSTEIISESVNVSLLSGVDACRPTVENNGTYGEPISTELVVGENVDVEGGLSDLEVSKAGIPLKTSELLVEKFPLRPISKKINDLDSGLNETTSVAKTLEEIEHEHDRITSLEKAAEHITEPVDMMIADRTTEKSSKLLNEKAEAKAGEASLEISTSSEGVAIATDVGVKASSTLSETVNASCPMPNETVGSSTNSASGTSKKPAADELIEDKGKASIQHSSNHQKGVNPPLDRIHLETWKDTSTKSGERETNPFLALLKACVTAFVKFWTEE; encoded by the exons ATGCACACAATTAAGGGTGGTTGGGTCGGGCAAACATTTGCCCTTGCTACTTGCAATGACTCTGGTGGCAGGAAGACTAGGATTAGGCGTTCGAAAGAAGAGAGGAAGTCTATGGTTGAAACTTTTATAAAGAA ATATCAGAAGTCAAATGATGGGAATTTCCCATCACTTAATTTGACGCACAAGGAAGTTGGTGGCTCTTTCTACACAGTACGAGAACTAGTTCGCGAGATAATTCAGGAAAATAGAGTTCTAGGTCCAGCTAAGTTATCTCCTGAAGAGCAGAACAATATCATGTTTGCAGAAGAATATCCACTAGGATCCATATCAACTGAACCGCAAAGTTTATCTTTGTCTGGTGAGACCCATGTTATGTCAAGTTTTGCGCCCAACCATTCCATGGGTAAAAGTGAAGAAGCTGATTTTGGTGTGAATAGACAGCTTGATATGATGGTTGCTGATGGACTACAAACTAGCACAAGTGACATTTCCGAGAGGATCAAACAGTCTAATGAATCACACATAATTGATTCTGAATCTGATCATCAAAAAAACAAGGATGAGGTTTTGCATTCTAGTGGGATTAATGGAGTTGACCATGAAATGTTCAATGAACAAATGGCTGGTGACTCTGAGACAACCAAAGAAACTGAAATCTCTGGTAAATCTGACTTGCTCAACACCCTCTCTTTCAAGCATCAAAATACCAATGCACAAGTTTTAGATTCTACTGAGATCATCTCTGAAAGTGTGAATGTGAGTCTCCTCTCTGGGGTTGATGCTTGTCGTCCTACAGTTGAAAACAATGGAACATATGGAGAACCAATATCTACAGAGTTGGTGGTAGGAGAGAATGTAGATGTTGAAGGTGGATTGAGTGACCTCGAAGTATCAAAAGCTGGAATACCACTTAAAACGTCAGAATTACTGGTGGAGAAGTTTCCCCTGCGACCCATTTCTAAGAAAATCAATGATTTGGATTCAGGATTAAATGAAACAACTAGTGTAGCAAAAACATTGGAAGAAATAGAACATGAACACGACAGGATAACCTCATTGGAAAAAGCTGCAGAACATATAACTGAGCCAGTTGATATGATGATAGCTGATCGAACAACAGAAAAGTCGAGTAAACTGTTGAACGAGAAAGCAGAGGCGAAAGCTGGAGAGGCATCATTGGAAATTTCAACTTCTTCAGAAGGAGTGGCCATTGCCACTGATGTAGGAgtcaaggcttcatcaactttAAGTGAG ACAGTTAATGCTTCTTGCCCAATGCCTAATGAGACTGTTGGTAGCAGTACTAACAGCGCCAGCGGTACTTCTAAGAAACCAGCTGCGGACGAGTTGATTGAAGATAAAGGCAAAGCCAGCATTCAACATAGTAGCAACCATCAGAAAGGAGTCAATCCTCCACTAGACAGAATTCATCT TGAAACATGGAAAGACACTTCAACAAAATCCGGTGAACGTGAAACAAATCCATTCCTTGCTTTATTGAAGGCATGTGTCACAGCTTTTGTTAAATTCTGGACTGAAGAATAG
- the LOC101259393 gene encoding cyclin-dependent protein kinase inhibitor SMR13-like: MAKDLQIPKDFQENQSPNINPPLPNGCKTPKSLSSRIPKAVNCPGAPKKPKRANRSFYKRRLRFEIVVVVPREETDSFFRNAENANNGCNKIMKRRRTM, encoded by the coding sequence ATGGCTAAAGACCTCCAAATTCCAAAAGATTTCCAAGAGAACCAATCACCAAACATCAACCCTCCTCTTCCAAATGGAtgcaaaaccccaaaatctctTTCAAGTAGGATTCCCAAAGCTGTTAACTGTCCAGGTGCACCTAAGAAACCGAAAAGGGCAAATCGGTCATTTTACAAGAGAAGATTGCGGTTTGAGATCGTCGTCGTGGTTCCTAGGGAAGAAACTGATTCATTTTTCAGAAATGCTGAAAATGCTAACAATGGTTGTAACAAGATCATGAAAAGAAGACGTACCATGTAA
- the sig1 gene encoding self-pruning interacting protein 1 — translation MAKDLQTPKDFQENQSPNINSLLPNECKTPKSPSFRIPKVVNCPGAPKKPKRANRSLCKRRLRFEVIVMVDEEEIDSFFRNAEDVNNGGSMIMKRRRSM, via the coding sequence ATGGCTAAAGACCTCCAAACCCCAAAAGATTTCCAAGAAAACCAATCACCAAACATCAACTCTCTTCTTCCAAATGAAtgcaaaaccccaaaatctccTTCATTTAGGATTCCCAAAGTTGTTAACTGTCCTGGTGCACCCAAGAAACCTAAAAGGGCAAATCGGTCATTGTGCAAGAGAAGATTGCGATTTGAGGTCATCGTCATGGTTGATGAGGAAGAAATCGATTCATTTTTCAGAAATGCTGAAGATGTTAATAATGGTGGTAGCATGATCATGAAAAGAAGACGTAGCATGTaa